The following are encoded in a window of Gemmatimonadota bacterium genomic DNA:
- a CDS encoding DUF58 domain-containing protein — translation MAVGPYGALLEAVRGVKWPARRAVAGGAPGVHPARTRGVASEFAEYRPYRQGDDPRRLDWKLLARSDRAFVRLAPDRAVFPTLIVVDGSASMAFPAVEMGKWSAARRLAVACAAIVHSSGDPVGLAVAGAHGTTRLAARTRRGVVAEIARTLDAIVPGGALPLAESLSGASPRVVLITDCLGDLDAIRAAARAHVARGGEVHVIHVVARGELEPPSGAVLATDPEDASVARPLTDATRPRYLAAFSEWCEDTARRWRDDGVSYHRCVDDEPSEVVVRRVVAAPQAGARS, via the coding sequence ATGGCCGTCGGTCCGTACGGCGCGCTGCTCGAGGCAGTGCGCGGTGTGAAATGGCCGGCTCGGCGTGCCGTGGCGGGAGGCGCGCCCGGTGTGCATCCTGCGCGCACGCGCGGCGTGGCGAGTGAGTTCGCGGAATATCGTCCGTATCGGCAAGGCGACGATCCTCGTCGCCTCGACTGGAAGCTCCTCGCGCGCAGCGATCGCGCCTTCGTGCGACTCGCGCCTGACCGGGCGGTGTTCCCTACGCTCATCGTGGTGGACGGTTCGGCGTCGATGGCATTTCCCGCGGTTGAAATGGGGAAGTGGAGCGCGGCGCGCCGTCTCGCGGTTGCCTGTGCCGCGATTGTGCACAGCAGTGGCGATCCCGTAGGATTGGCGGTCGCCGGCGCGCACGGAACCACTCGATTAGCTGCGCGCACGCGACGTGGCGTCGTGGCGGAGATCGCGCGCACACTCGACGCGATTGTGCCTGGAGGCGCGTTGCCGCTCGCGGAGTCGCTGAGTGGTGCGAGCCCACGCGTGGTGTTGATTACCGATTGCCTTGGCGATCTCGACGCCATACGCGCGGCGGCCCGTGCGCACGTGGCGCGCGGTGGCGAGGTTCACGTCATTCACGTGGTGGCGCGTGGGGAACTTGAGCCGCCGAGCGGCGCCGTACTCGCGACCGATCCAGAGGACGCGTCTGTTGCGCGTCCGCTCACCGACGCCACGCGCCCGCGATACCTCGCAGCCTTTAGCGAGTGGTGCGAGGACACCGCGCGGCGTTGGCGCGACGACGGAGTGTCGTATCATCGCTGCGTTGACGATGAACCAAGCGAAGTCGTCGTGCGGCGAGTGGTGGCGGCGCCGCAAGCGGGAGCGCGTTCGTGA
- a CDS encoding BatA domain-containing protein: MSWLSPLWLVVGAAGALATVALHFITTSRAPAVLLPTARFVPRGEASAVARSRRPADLVRLAVRVLAVMLLAAAFAQPVVHTRGGGVRRVLVADRSRGAGTELRERVRGEWRTGDALVLLDSTARVVTGGAEDTISKMVPTPVPGLLSAGVIAARRAASVLAQHADSVELVVISPLTADEFDSATSPLLRAWPGRVRVVRVAASPTYWPSVAVAGGVMDAPLAATAVLISRAAPPAVQRTTVRVTRLSFTAADSAAARDGAALVHWEQFPASASIPAKIPASSANALPASTPSPAGLTDNRATVVATFGRVPIDTAGTVIARWADGAPAAVEQSLGQGCLRHVGVALPSAGDAAIQPAFVALSHTLLGPCIARSAWPAISDSLFATLQQGGPAARASALLTGHDESPLAPWLLAAALVALLAEYGLRAGVRS; the protein is encoded by the coding sequence GTGAGCTGGCTTTCGCCGCTCTGGTTGGTGGTGGGCGCCGCAGGCGCTCTCGCCACGGTCGCGCTGCATTTCATTACGACATCGCGAGCGCCTGCGGTGCTGCTACCCACCGCGCGGTTTGTGCCGCGTGGCGAGGCCAGTGCCGTGGCGCGGTCGCGGCGGCCAGCAGACTTGGTGCGCTTGGCGGTTCGCGTATTGGCCGTGATGCTACTCGCCGCCGCCTTTGCGCAGCCGGTGGTGCATACGCGTGGCGGTGGCGTGCGGCGCGTGCTTGTGGCCGATCGTTCGCGGGGCGCAGGCACGGAGTTGCGTGAGCGTGTTCGCGGTGAATGGCGCACGGGCGATGCGCTCGTGCTCCTCGATTCCACAGCGCGAGTCGTGACAGGGGGAGCGGAGGACACCATCTCGAAGATGGTGCCCACGCCGGTGCCGGGCCTGTTGAGCGCGGGGGTTATTGCCGCGCGCCGCGCCGCGAGTGTGCTGGCGCAGCATGCGGATTCGGTTGAACTCGTCGTGATCTCGCCTCTGACGGCTGATGAGTTCGATAGTGCGACGTCGCCACTGCTGCGCGCGTGGCCGGGGCGCGTGCGCGTAGTGCGCGTGGCCGCGTCGCCGACCTATTGGCCAAGCGTTGCCGTTGCAGGCGGTGTGATGGACGCTCCGCTTGCCGCGACTGCGGTGCTGATATCGCGCGCCGCGCCTCCAGCTGTGCAAAGGACGACGGTGCGCGTCACGCGGCTTTCGTTCACGGCAGCCGACAGTGCCGCCGCTCGCGATGGCGCCGCGCTCGTTCACTGGGAGCAGTTCCCAGCGAGCGCATCAATCCCAGCGAAGATCCCAGCAAGCTCAGCCAACGCGCTCCCAGCAAGCACCCCCTCGCCCGCTGGGCTCACAGACAACCGCGCGACGGTGGTGGCCACGTTCGGACGAGTGCCCATCGACACCGCCGGCACCGTCATCGCTCGCTGGGCCGATGGCGCACCAGCCGCCGTGGAGCAGTCGCTGGGTCAAGGCTGTCTCCGCCACGTTGGTGTTGCACTTCCCTCGGCCGGCGATGCCGCCATTCAGCCAGCCTTCGTCGCGCTTTCTCACACGCTCCTTGGCCCCTGCATTGCGCGCAGCGCATGGCCGGCGATCAGTGATTCGTTGTTCGCCACTCTGCAGCAGGGCGGCCCGGCGGCACGTGCGAGCGCGTTGCTCACTGGGCACGACGAATCGCCGCTTGCACCATGGTTGCTCGCGGCCGCGCTGGTCGCACTGCTCGCCGAGTATGGACTGCGCGCTGGAGTGCGCAGCTGA
- a CDS encoding peptidase E, with amino-acid sequence MDRRDFLVTSTLGSLSVGATNLSLPTMNATSAASTSSSKRATRKILIAGGGFNTAFIRYMATLTGKKRPRICYLPTASADSAEAKLGFYHDCAPLDVEPHVQDCFIESLTQPQGWDEVLLSMDAIVVSGGNTLNQQAIWKAQGIDAVLRQAWDRGIVLGGASAGSLCWFEEGTTDSRPKALSIVKCLGFIAGSHSPHYDAESGRRPLYHKLIGSGEMKPGFACDNDAGIYFEDNEVKRVVASRAGAKVYRVGLAGGKVVETAIQPEPIA; translated from the coding sequence ATGGATCGCAGAGATTTTCTCGTCACTTCCACGCTCGGTTCGCTGAGCGTCGGCGCCACGAACCTTAGCCTGCCTACCATGAACGCCACGTCAGCGGCCTCCACGTCATCGAGCAAACGCGCCACGCGCAAGATTCTTATTGCCGGCGGCGGATTCAACACGGCATTCATCCGCTACATGGCCACCCTGACCGGCAAGAAACGTCCGCGCATTTGCTATCTCCCCACGGCGTCTGCCGACAGTGCCGAAGCCAAGCTCGGCTTCTACCACGACTGTGCGCCGCTCGACGTGGAGCCGCACGTGCAGGACTGCTTCATTGAGAGCCTCACCCAGCCACAGGGGTGGGACGAAGTGCTGCTCTCGATGGACGCCATCGTTGTGTCCGGCGGCAACACGCTCAATCAGCAGGCCATCTGGAAGGCGCAGGGCATCGACGCCGTGCTGCGGCAAGCGTGGGATCGCGGCATCGTGCTCGGCGGTGCCAGTGCCGGTTCGCTCTGCTGGTTCGAAGAAGGCACCACCGACTCGCGCCCCAAAGCGCTCTCCATTGTGAAGTGCCTAGGCTTTATTGCCGGCAGCCACTCGCCGCACTATGACGCGGAGTCGGGGCGTCGGCCGCTCTATCACAAGCTGATTGGCTCGGGCGAAATGAAACCCGGCTTTGCCTGTGACAACGACGCCGGCATCTATTTTGAAGACAACGAGGTCAAACGCGTGGTGGCGTCGCGCGCCGGGGCCAAGGTGTACCGCGTGGGCCTCGCTGGCGGGAAGGTGGTGGAGACCGCGATTCAGCCCGAGCCGATCGCGTAA
- a CDS encoding MoxR family ATPase produces the protein MTATAAEREALLAAAKRLRAEVAKRIVGQGDVLDEILMAMVAGGHALLVGVPGLAKTMMIRSVAEAMHLDFRRIQFTPDLVPSDITGTEILEEDSATGQRSFRFVRGPVFANIVLADEINRAPPRTQAALLEAMQEHRVTAAGTSMALPEPFFVLATQNPIEQEGTYPLPEAQLDRFLFDIRIGYPSEEDEVAILRATTGVEREALKPVINADEARALQRLAREVPAADAALRFAAALARATRPDSPDATDLVRKYVRWGAGPRAGQALILGAKASALLAGRMAVAPEDIRRVARPVLRHRVLPNFAAEAEGITSERIVEDLLARVSAPRSDIRV, from the coding sequence ATGACTGCCACCGCTGCCGAACGTGAGGCGCTGCTCGCTGCGGCGAAGCGACTGCGCGCCGAGGTGGCGAAGCGCATTGTCGGACAGGGGGATGTGCTCGACGAAATCCTCATGGCGATGGTGGCGGGCGGTCATGCGTTGCTCGTCGGCGTGCCGGGGCTCGCCAAGACGATGATGATCCGCTCGGTGGCCGAGGCCATGCACCTCGACTTCCGACGCATTCAGTTCACGCCGGATCTCGTGCCAAGCGACATCACTGGTACCGAGATTCTCGAGGAAGACTCGGCGACCGGACAACGGTCATTTCGGTTTGTGCGCGGCCCAGTGTTTGCCAACATTGTGCTTGCCGACGAAATCAATCGCGCGCCGCCGCGCACGCAGGCGGCGTTGCTCGAAGCGATGCAGGAACACCGCGTGACGGCCGCCGGCACCTCCATGGCGTTGCCGGAACCGTTTTTTGTGCTGGCCACGCAAAATCCCATTGAGCAAGAAGGGACGTATCCGTTGCCCGAAGCGCAACTCGATCGCTTTCTCTTTGATATTCGCATTGGCTATCCCAGCGAAGAAGATGAAGTGGCGATTTTGCGCGCGACCACGGGCGTGGAACGTGAAGCGCTGAAGCCCGTGATCAACGCCGACGAGGCGCGAGCGCTGCAGCGGCTTGCGCGCGAGGTGCCGGCGGCGGATGCGGCGCTCCGCTTTGCAGCGGCGCTCGCGCGTGCAACGCGCCCCGACTCGCCCGATGCGACCGATCTCGTGCGCAAGTATGTGCGCTGGGGTGCCGGCCCGCGCGCGGGGCAGGCGTTGATCCTCGGGGCGAAGGCCTCTGCGCTGCTCGCGGGGCGCATGGCGGTAGCGCCAGAAGATATTCGTCGCGTGGCGCGGCCCGTGTTGCGACACCGTGTGCTCCCGAACTTTGCCGCTGAGGCTGAGGGGATCACGTCGGAGCGCATCGTGGAGGATCTGCTCGCGCGCGTGAGCGCACCGCGCAGCGACATCCGGGTGTAG
- a CDS encoding DUF4159 domain-containing protein — protein MSDFTFCTVQYDSGDWDSAPLVPANLIDSVARYTSIRVAPTGVIVPLSSPDLFKYPLAYLTGHLPVRFSDAERRTLAEYCRRGGLLFVDDHNHDIDGVFHKTCTEELTRALGPMHAVPNTHPLYDCFFKFEDGPPATSHELNGWGDNLVHKQLLAIERNGRLAVLYSNKDYSSEWSFHPDNKRFYSVDNTRFGVNVVVYALTR, from the coding sequence GTGAGCGACTTCACATTCTGCACCGTGCAGTACGACTCCGGCGACTGGGACTCCGCCCCCCTCGTGCCAGCCAATCTCATTGATTCGGTGGCGCGCTACACGAGCATTCGCGTCGCGCCCACCGGCGTGATTGTGCCGCTCTCGTCGCCAGATCTGTTTAAGTATCCGCTGGCATATCTCACTGGTCACTTACCAGTGAGATTTTCCGACGCGGAACGCCGCACGCTCGCGGAGTACTGCCGACGCGGTGGGTTGTTGTTTGTGGACGACCATAATCATGACATTGACGGCGTCTTTCACAAAACGTGCACCGAAGAACTCACGCGCGCGTTAGGGCCGATGCACGCGGTGCCGAACACGCACCCGTTGTACGATTGCTTCTTCAAGTTTGAGGACGGCCCGCCCGCCACGAGTCACGAACTCAATGGCTGGGGCGACAACCTCGTGCATAAGCAACTGCTCGCCATTGAACGCAACGGGCGGCTCGCGGTGCTGTACAGCAATAAGGACTACAGTTCGGAGTGGAGTTTCCATCCCGACAACAAGCGATTCTATTCGGTCGACAACACACGCTTTGGCGTCAACGTGGTGGTGTATGCCCTCACGCGCTGA
- a CDS encoding serine/threonine-protein kinase has protein sequence MKAAAQAPDALITALRQATGNRYRIVRRLGSGGMADVYEAEHEVLGRPLAVKVMHAHLARDAEMRERFRREAEAASRLVHPLICTPLDFGEVGEVVYLVMPLLNGGCLATELEQGRTVAADRLAAVVSQVATALDYAHRHGVVHRDVKPDNVLFDDDGNAFITDFGIATARFHGRLTAGGRAMGTPHYMAPEQAMGKTIDGRADLYAAGVMLYECLIGAPPFDGADGYSIGYKHVHEQPTPVNEKDSRVPQRLASIVMRCLEKNPDDRFQRGHDLSDALLDYLHAVRSATPTHVRAVRNSGKPGALRPPSA, from the coding sequence GTGAAAGCGGCGGCGCAGGCGCCCGACGCGCTGATCACCGCACTGCGGCAGGCCACGGGCAATCGCTACCGCATTGTGCGCCGCCTCGGCAGTGGCGGCATGGCCGATGTGTACGAAGCAGAGCACGAGGTGCTCGGCCGTCCGCTGGCGGTGAAGGTGATGCACGCGCATCTCGCGCGCGATGCCGAAATGCGCGAACGCTTTCGGCGCGAGGCCGAAGCCGCGAGCCGTCTCGTGCATCCGCTCATTTGTACGCCACTCGATTTTGGCGAAGTGGGTGAGGTGGTGTATCTCGTGATGCCGCTGTTGAACGGCGGATGTTTGGCCACGGAGCTGGAGCAGGGGCGCACGGTCGCCGCTGATCGGCTCGCCGCCGTGGTGAGTCAGGTGGCCACCGCGCTCGACTATGCGCACCGTCACGGCGTGGTGCATCGCGACGTCAAACCCGACAACGTGCTCTTTGATGATGACGGCAACGCCTTCATCACCGATTTTGGCATTGCCACCGCGCGCTTTCATGGCCGCCTCACGGCCGGTGGCCGAGCGATGGGCACGCCGCATTACATGGCGCCCGAGCAGGCCATGGGCAAAACCATCGACGGTCGCGCCGACCTCTATGCTGCCGGCGTGATGCTCTATGAATGTCTTATCGGTGCGCCGCCCTTTGATGGTGCCGATGGCTATTCCATTGGCTACAAGCATGTGCACGAGCAGCCGACGCCCGTGAACGAAAAAGATTCGCGCGTGCCACAGCGGCTCGCGAGCATCGTGATGCGTTGTCTCGAAAAAAATCCAGACGACCGCTTTCAGCGCGGCCACGATCTGAGCGACGCGCTCCTCGACTACCTGCATGCCGTGCGTTCCGCGACGCCGACGCACGTGCGTGCGGTGCGCAATAGCGGCAAGCCCGGCGCGCTGCGGCCGCCCAGCGCGTGA
- a CDS encoding histone deacetylase, translating into MTTAFISHADCGRHDTGWNHPEHVGRIRAVLRGVGRDPALFMALDHREGRHATAGELALAHDVRYIERVRAAAAKGGERLDADTVASEGSWDAATAGVGSVLDGVDLALNDTAVRSFCAVRPPGHHALYDSAMGFCLFGNVAVAAHYARKTKKLDRVLIVDWDVHHGNGTQALVEHDRNIRFVSMHQWPWYPGTGARDDRGPHGNVWNLPMAPALDREVYVSTLLGAVDEATRNFTPDLVFISAGFDSMAGDPLGGFTLEIDDFSRLTKELVSRAEQWCGGRLVSALEGGYAPERLGDVSVAHLKALL; encoded by the coding sequence ATGACCACAGCTTTTATTTCGCACGCCGACTGCGGCCGACACGACACCGGGTGGAACCATCCGGAGCACGTTGGTCGTATCCGTGCCGTGTTGCGCGGCGTGGGGCGCGACCCCGCGCTCTTTATGGCACTCGACCACCGCGAAGGACGGCACGCGACCGCCGGCGAACTCGCCCTCGCCCATGACGTGCGCTACATCGAACGGGTGCGCGCCGCCGCCGCGAAAGGCGGGGAACGGTTGGACGCCGACACCGTCGCCAGCGAAGGCTCGTGGGATGCGGCCACCGCCGGCGTGGGGAGTGTTCTCGATGGCGTGGACCTCGCGCTCAACGACACCGCCGTCCGGAGTTTCTGCGCCGTGCGTCCCCCTGGGCACCACGCCCTCTACGATTCGGCCATGGGCTTCTGTTTGTTCGGCAACGTGGCCGTGGCCGCGCACTATGCGCGCAAAACGAAAAAGCTCGACCGCGTGTTGATTGTGGATTGGGATGTGCATCATGGCAACGGCACGCAGGCGCTCGTGGAGCATGATCGCAACATTCGCTTTGTGTCGATGCACCAGTGGCCCTGGTATCCCGGCACCGGCGCGCGCGACGACCGCGGCCCGCACGGCAACGTGTGGAACCTCCCCATGGCGCCAGCGCTCGACCGCGAGGTGTATGTGAGCACCCTGCTCGGCGCCGTGGACGAAGCGACCCGCAACTTTACCCCCGACCTCGTATTTATTTCAGCCGGTTTCGACTCGATGGCTGGGGATCCGCTCGGCGGTTTTACCTTGGAGATTGACGATTTCTCGCGACTGACCAAGGAGCTGGTGTCGCGCGCCGAACAATGGTGCGGCGGACGGTTGGTGAGCGCGCTCGAAGGCGGCTACGCCCCGGAACGGCTCGGGGATGTATCCGTCGCACATCTCAAAGCGTTACTCTAA